One Desulfovermiculus halophilus DSM 18834 genomic region harbors:
- a CDS encoding lysophospholipid acyltransferase family protein — MDTKLMFAFLSWTVRAWSRTLRYKRLGFAPVQEARAQGPVIFALWHDELFAPCYLHRDEQIVAVVSASRDGEILAQVMARLGFQLARGSSSRNGMQAVRRVLQLIERSRSDAVLTVDGPKGPRHEVKEGAVYIAAKSGLPVVPVRVHAHPVKRFSKAWDKFQLPLPGARCVVHYGRPYTLSSKKINSLFLHQERERLQAALHALTLEYQSRRAEE, encoded by the coding sequence GTGGATACCAAATTGATGTTTGCCTTTTTGAGCTGGACTGTCCGGGCCTGGTCCCGGACCTTGCGCTACAAGCGGCTCGGTTTTGCTCCTGTTCAGGAAGCCAGGGCCCAGGGGCCGGTCATCTTTGCCCTCTGGCACGATGAACTGTTTGCCCCCTGTTATCTGCACCGGGACGAACAGATCGTGGCTGTGGTCAGCGCCAGCCGGGACGGGGAGATCCTGGCCCAGGTCATGGCCCGCCTGGGGTTTCAGCTGGCCCGGGGATCGAGCTCCAGAAACGGGATGCAGGCAGTGCGCCGGGTACTGCAGCTGATCGAGCGCAGTCGGAGCGATGCAGTGCTCACAGTGGACGGACCGAAAGGACCCCGGCATGAGGTCAAAGAGGGCGCTGTGTATATCGCGGCCAAATCCGGACTTCCGGTTGTCCCGGTTCGGGTCCACGCCCATCCGGTCAAGAGGTTTTCCAAGGCCTGGGACAAATTTCAGCTTCCTCTGCCTGGAGCGAGGTGTGTTGTTCATTATGGTCGACCATATACCCTGAGCAGCAAAAAGATCAATTCCCTTTTCTTGCACCAGGAGAGGGAGAGGCTCCAGGCCGCCCTGCACGCCTTAACGCTTGAGTATCAGAGCAGAAGGGCAGAGGAGTGA
- a CDS encoding AAA family ATPase, with the protein MPQTDLITAMRDPGLYSLPVDHGVEFIQTHISCLFLTLDDVYKLKKPVDLGFLDFSTLEKRHLYCQEEVRLNSRLAPTVYLGVLPVCKFPDGQYVLGREQDADIVDYVVHMRRLSEECMLPALFRQGLVDADTIEELAGLLAAFHSTAQPVPEQSAMGSFERVAANIDENFAQTGMLRDHAVSSIRHTYMRRIIFRILDRDREVFIARHAQGKTRECHGDLRMEHICRFQGRLIAFDCIEFNERFRFIDTAADLAFLLMDMEFNGYWSQATALCEAYMQAADDGDARKVFDVYKAYYALTRGKVFGIESTEEEFSPEEQRHALDMAAQFFALAWSYVHKAKPPVVILLCGLMGTGKSEVARHLSRELETDVLRSDVLRKALYRQDAQDRRYDAYGHGLYTPEATRATYRALVDRGREMLNQGESVILDASFSRREYRNYAFDAAKELNAGCVLVECVCPDPVLIQRLRQRNAQGTDPSDGRPSLLSAQKRDFEPVAVSKSCRHVVVDTSEKLPAVQEKALQAVLEALYPET; encoded by the coding sequence ATGCCTCAAACCGATCTGATCACAGCAATGCGCGATCCTGGGCTGTATTCCCTGCCTGTAGATCATGGGGTCGAGTTTATTCAGACCCATATCTCCTGCCTCTTCTTGACCCTAGATGACGTCTACAAGCTGAAAAAGCCCGTCGATCTCGGCTTTCTGGATTTTTCAACCCTGGAAAAACGGCACCTGTATTGTCAGGAAGAAGTCAGGTTGAACTCCCGGTTGGCTCCGACAGTCTACCTGGGTGTGCTCCCTGTCTGCAAGTTCCCCGACGGTCAGTATGTTTTGGGCCGGGAGCAGGATGCGGACATCGTTGATTATGTTGTCCACATGCGCAGGCTGTCGGAAGAATGTATGCTGCCCGCCCTATTCCGACAAGGCCTTGTCGATGCAGACACCATCGAAGAATTGGCCGGCCTTTTGGCCGCATTTCACAGCACGGCCCAGCCTGTGCCCGAGCAGAGTGCCATGGGCTCCTTCGAGCGGGTTGCGGCCAACATTGACGAGAACTTTGCCCAGACCGGGATGCTCCGGGACCACGCCGTATCCTCCATCCGGCATACATATATGCGCCGGATCATATTCCGGATCCTGGACAGGGATCGGGAGGTATTTATTGCCCGCCATGCGCAGGGGAAGACCAGGGAATGCCACGGAGATTTGCGCATGGAGCATATCTGCCGCTTCCAGGGCCGGCTCATCGCCTTTGACTGCATTGAGTTCAACGAGCGTTTTCGGTTCATAGATACTGCTGCCGACCTGGCCTTTCTGCTCATGGACATGGAGTTCAACGGGTACTGGTCCCAGGCGACCGCCCTTTGCGAGGCCTATATGCAGGCAGCAGACGATGGGGATGCCCGGAAGGTTTTTGATGTATACAAAGCCTACTATGCCCTGACCCGGGGAAAGGTGTTCGGCATTGAAAGTACTGAAGAGGAGTTCAGCCCGGAGGAGCAGCGGCATGCCCTGGATATGGCCGCCCAGTTTTTTGCCCTGGCCTGGTCCTATGTGCACAAAGCAAAGCCGCCAGTGGTGATCCTGCTGTGCGGACTGATGGGAACGGGCAAGAGCGAAGTGGCCAGGCATCTGAGCCGGGAGCTGGAAACCGACGTCCTGCGCAGCGATGTCCTGCGCAAGGCCCTGTACCGGCAAGACGCACAGGATCGCAGATACGATGCCTATGGACACGGGTTGTATACCCCGGAAGCGACCAGGGCCACTTACCGGGCCCTGGTGGATCGCGGACGGGAAATGCTGAACCAAGGCGAATCCGTGATCCTCGATGCCTCCTTCAGCCGACGCGAATACAGGAATTATGCTTTTGATGCAGCCAAGGAGCTCAATGCCGGCTGTGTCCTTGTGGAATGCGTGTGCCCTGATCCGGTTTTGATTCAGCGCCTGCGGCAGCGCAATGCACAGGGAACCGACCCCTCAGATGGACGCCCTTCTCTGCTGTCGGCACAGAAGAGGGACTTTGAACCGGTTGCCGTTTCAAAATCCTGTCGGCATGTTGTTGTCGATACCTCAGAGAAACTGCCTGCTGTGCAGGAGAAGGCCCTGCAGGCAGTGCTTGAAGCCCTGTATCCGGAGACCTGA
- the dapB gene encoding 4-hydroxy-tetrahydrodipicolinate reductase translates to MSQTNILVMGASGRMGSMLVKLAEQDPGLNLVAMLERQDCVSNLPDADCVHGFDLDHVLSQAGPGVIIDFTQPEATVETARIARSHQCPLVIGTTGLNKEQDILIQDVASQIPVFWTPNMSIGISVLLELLPKLAQALGPAYDPELMEIHHRMKKDAPSGTALKLAQAVAKAKDWPEEDSLRLCREGMVGERPDREIGVQTLRGGDVVGEHTAYFFGPGERIEVTHKASSRETFAQGALRAAKWISEQAPGRIYSMTDMLGLD, encoded by the coding sequence ATGTCCCAAACCAATATCCTCGTCATGGGAGCCAGCGGACGCATGGGATCCATGCTGGTCAAGCTTGCAGAGCAGGATCCGGGCCTGAACCTTGTCGCCATGCTGGAGCGTCAGGACTGTGTGTCCAACCTCCCGGACGCGGACTGTGTCCACGGCTTTGATCTGGACCATGTCCTGTCCCAGGCCGGCCCTGGGGTGATCATCGATTTCACCCAACCCGAGGCCACTGTTGAAACCGCCCGTATCGCCCGTTCCCACCAGTGCCCGCTGGTCATCGGGACCACCGGTCTGAACAAGGAGCAGGACATCCTTATCCAGGATGTGGCATCCCAGATCCCCGTCTTTTGGACCCCGAACATGAGCATCGGCATCAGCGTGCTGTTGGAGCTGCTGCCCAAGCTGGCCCAGGCCTTGGGACCGGCATACGATCCGGAGCTGATGGAAATCCACCACCGGATGAAGAAAGACGCTCCCAGCGGCACGGCCCTCAAGCTGGCCCAGGCAGTGGCCAAGGCCAAGGACTGGCCGGAGGAGGATTCCCTGCGGCTGTGCCGGGAGGGGATGGTCGGAGAACGTCCGGACCGGGAAATCGGAGTCCAGACCCTGCGCGGCGGCGATGTGGTCGGGGAGCACACGGCCTATTTTTTCGGTCCAGGAGAACGAATCGAGGTCACTCACAAGGCCTCTTCCCGGGAGACATTCGCCCAGGGAGCCCTTCGGGCCGCGAAATGGATTTCCGAGCAGGCCCCCGGCAGGATCTACTCCATGACCGACATGCTCGGCCTGGACTAA
- the uvrB gene encoding excinuclease ABC subunit UvrB: protein MFHIHSEFSPKGDQPQAIQALSENIEQGVSNQVLLGVTGSGKTFSMAHVIAACQRPTLIMAPNKTLAAQLYSEFKQLFPDNAVEYFVSYYDYYQPEAYLPHSDTYIEKDSSMNDNIDKLRHAATYSLLTRRDVIIVASVSCIYGLGSPEYYEKMVIPVGVGQQMSLEHLMDRLIEITYERNDYDFHRGTFRVRGDVLEVIPAYKREQALRIEFFGDEIDAIHEIDPLTGEILAPQDKILIFPASHYVSDRDNLHRAMQDIRDELQDRLQLFHSQNKLVEAQRLEQRTMLDLEMIEELGYCNGIENYSRHLDGRAPGTPPSCLLDYFPQDFLLFIDESHVGVPQIGGMFNGDRSRKQTLVDYGFRLPSALDNRPLSFDEFLNRLNQTVYVSATPAEWEVERSQGIVVEQIIRPTGLVDPMIKVQPTQGQMDDLLTECKAREEQDERVLVTTLTKRLAEDLTEFLQGRGVATRYLHSDIDTLERVSIIHSLRQGEFSVLVGINLLREGLDIPEVSLVAILDADKEGFLRSTRSLIQTFGRASRNVHGTVLMYADTVTKSMQAAMEETERRRQLQLEFNERHDIVPQTIHKGWSNPLYEVSEEAKQKTQAVAAEDPSKYANDPKALAKRISALEREMRQAAQKLEFEHAAELRDTIASLREMLVS, encoded by the coding sequence ATGTTCCATATTCACAGCGAGTTTTCTCCCAAAGGGGACCAGCCTCAGGCCATTCAGGCCCTGAGCGAAAACATAGAGCAGGGGGTCTCCAACCAGGTCCTTTTGGGAGTAACCGGTTCGGGCAAGACCTTCAGCATGGCCCATGTCATCGCTGCCTGTCAGCGTCCCACCCTGATCATGGCCCCGAACAAGACCCTGGCCGCCCAGCTGTACAGCGAGTTCAAGCAGCTGTTTCCGGACAATGCGGTGGAGTACTTTGTCAGCTATTACGACTACTATCAGCCCGAGGCCTATCTCCCTCATTCCGATACGTACATCGAGAAAGACTCGTCTATGAACGACAACATAGACAAGCTCCGGCATGCGGCCACCTATTCCCTGCTGACCCGCCGGGACGTGATCATTGTGGCCTCGGTCTCCTGCATCTACGGCTTGGGCTCCCCGGAGTACTACGAAAAGATGGTCATCCCGGTGGGGGTGGGGCAGCAAATGAGCCTGGAACACCTCATGGACCGGCTGATAGAGATCACCTATGAACGCAACGACTACGACTTTCACCGGGGCACGTTCCGGGTCCGCGGCGATGTCCTGGAGGTCATCCCGGCCTACAAGCGGGAACAGGCCCTACGGATCGAGTTCTTCGGAGACGAGATCGATGCGATCCACGAAATCGACCCCTTGACCGGAGAGATCCTTGCTCCCCAGGACAAAATCCTTATCTTTCCGGCCAGCCACTATGTCTCGGACCGGGACAATCTGCACCGGGCCATGCAGGACATCCGGGATGAGCTGCAGGATCGTCTGCAGCTTTTCCACAGTCAAAACAAGCTGGTGGAGGCCCAGCGCCTGGAACAGCGGACAATGCTCGATCTGGAAATGATCGAGGAGCTGGGCTATTGCAACGGGATCGAGAACTACTCCCGCCATCTGGACGGCCGGGCGCCGGGGACGCCTCCTTCCTGCCTTCTGGACTATTTTCCCCAAGACTTTCTGCTGTTTATCGATGAATCCCACGTCGGGGTGCCCCAGATCGGGGGCATGTTCAACGGGGACAGGTCCAGGAAGCAGACCCTGGTGGATTACGGATTTCGCCTCCCGTCGGCCCTGGACAACAGACCTTTGTCCTTTGATGAGTTCCTGAATCGGCTGAACCAAACCGTGTATGTCTCGGCAACCCCTGCCGAGTGGGAAGTCGAACGCTCCCAGGGAATAGTGGTGGAACAGATTATTCGGCCCACAGGATTGGTCGATCCGATGATCAAGGTTCAGCCAACGCAGGGGCAGATGGATGATCTGCTCACAGAGTGCAAGGCCAGGGAAGAACAGGATGAACGGGTCCTGGTCACCACCCTGACCAAGCGCCTGGCTGAAGATCTGACCGAATTTCTGCAGGGCAGGGGAGTGGCCACCCGCTATCTGCATTCGGACATCGACACCCTGGAGCGGGTGTCCATTATCCATTCCCTGCGCCAGGGGGAGTTTTCCGTTCTGGTGGGCATCAACCTCCTGCGGGAAGGCCTGGACATACCGGAAGTATCCTTGGTAGCTATCCTGGATGCGGACAAGGAAGGGTTTCTGCGCTCCACTAGATCGCTGATCCAGACCTTCGGCCGGGCATCCAGAAATGTGCACGGCACAGTGCTTATGTACGCGGATACGGTCACCAAGAGCATGCAGGCGGCCATGGAGGAGACCGAGCGACGCCGGCAGCTGCAGCTGGAATTCAACGAACGGCATGACATTGTGCCCCAGACCATCCATAAGGGATGGTCAAATCCCCTGTACGAGGTCAGTGAAGAGGCCAAGCAGAAGACCCAGGCCGTGGCGGCCGAAGACCCGTCCAAGTACGCGAATGATCCGAAGGCATTGGCCAAACGCATTTCTGCCCTGGAGCGTGAGATGCGCCAGGCGGCCCAAAAGCTGGAGTTTGAGCATGCGGCCGAGCTCAGGGACACCATAGCCAGCCTGCGGGAAATGCTGGTCAGTTGA
- a CDS encoding phosphodiester glycosidase family protein, which produces MPFAPRACLLSVLVIFLSLSPAFGKRPGGWERLQPGLWLQIFEPQAEAGHERLYISVLKIDPRQFDFHLLTASETEGENKTLPQWMETHDLQAAINASMFWKDQQTSTGYMKNYDHVNNSYLHPKYEGFLVFNPKQDGLPEIQIIDREHHPDWKTTLGQYSTVIQSFRMISLNGNNVWEQGSNRYSVASIGITKTGYVLFIFCQTPVTIHDLNNVLLDLPLELKNCLFVEGGPTAGLVVDIQEEYVQGWKGTSESFLWSDAPSSFARLPNVIGIRHQTEGRAETGPKTR; this is translated from the coding sequence ATGCCTTTCGCCCCAAGAGCCTGTCTGCTTTCCGTGCTGGTCATTTTCTTGAGCCTGTCCCCGGCCTTTGGGAAACGACCCGGCGGCTGGGAAAGGCTGCAGCCAGGACTGTGGCTGCAGATCTTTGAACCTCAGGCCGAAGCCGGTCACGAGCGGTTGTATATCTCGGTGCTGAAGATTGATCCCCGACAGTTTGACTTCCATCTGCTCACGGCTTCGGAGACTGAGGGAGAGAACAAGACCTTGCCCCAGTGGATGGAGACCCATGATCTGCAAGCCGCAATAAATGCCAGCATGTTCTGGAAGGATCAGCAGACCAGTACCGGGTACATGAAAAACTACGATCATGTGAACAATTCGTATCTGCATCCCAAATATGAGGGCTTTTTGGTCTTCAACCCAAAACAGGACGGGCTGCCCGAGATCCAGATCATTGACCGGGAGCACCATCCGGATTGGAAAACAACCTTGGGGCAGTACAGCACGGTGATCCAAAGCTTCAGGATGATCAGTCTGAACGGAAACAATGTCTGGGAACAGGGCAGCAACCGATACAGCGTGGCCAGCATCGGCATAACCAAGACTGGATACGTGCTTTTTATTTTTTGTCAGACCCCGGTGACCATCCACGATCTGAACAACGTCCTTCTCGATCTCCCCCTTGAACTCAAAAACTGCTTGTTTGTTGAAGGTGGGCCAACGGCCGGCCTGGTCGTGGACATCCAAGAGGAGTATGTCCAGGGCTGGAAGGGGACCTCCGAATCGTTTCTGTGGTCGGACGCTCCCTCATCGTTTGCCCGGCTGCCCAACGTGATCGGGATTCGACACCAAACTGAAGGCAGGGCAGAAACCGGCCCCAAAACGAGGTGA
- the lolA gene encoding outer membrane lipoprotein chaperone LolA, producing the protein MRYRSFMVFLISVILILGLFSLPATAQDIADTIQKQYTTVSSFQTDFSQTLTNAASGSKEQREGTIWYQEPTLIRWHTTSPEEEVLISTGKTVWDYFPEEKVAYRYSLEGRFNSKTMLRFISGEVNLQEDFQVEVLGSDQENANWTKVKLIPKNPDPSLVEATIWVDPESSLIQQVMLVDFFGNQNQLTFQDIDLNVHIADSHFTFQPPEDVQVMQGGGQ; encoded by the coding sequence ATGCGATACCGGTCATTCATGGTTTTTTTGATCAGCGTCATTCTGATTCTGGGTCTGTTTTCGCTTCCTGCCACTGCACAGGATATCGCCGATACTATCCAAAAACAGTACACAACCGTTTCCAGTTTCCAAACTGATTTCAGCCAGACCTTGACCAATGCGGCCAGTGGATCGAAGGAGCAGCGGGAGGGGACCATTTGGTACCAGGAGCCCACGCTGATCAGATGGCATACCACCAGCCCGGAAGAAGAGGTCCTGATCAGCACTGGAAAGACGGTCTGGGACTATTTTCCGGAGGAGAAGGTCGCGTACCGGTACTCCCTGGAGGGACGTTTCAATTCCAAAACCATGCTCAGGTTCATCAGTGGAGAGGTCAACTTGCAGGAAGACTTCCAGGTTGAGGTCCTGGGCAGTGATCAGGAAAATGCGAACTGGACCAAGGTCAAACTTATACCCAAGAATCCGGACCCCAGCCTGGTCGAGGCCACAATCTGGGTGGACCCTGAAAGCAGCCTCATTCAGCAGGTCATGCTGGTCGACTTTTTCGGAAACCAGAATCAACTCACCTTTCAGGATATAGATCTGAATGTACACATCGCGGATTCCCATTTCACCTTCCAGCCTCCGGAAGATGTCCAGGTCATGCAAGGAGGGGGACAATGA